One genomic segment of Kiritimatiella glycovorans includes these proteins:
- a CDS encoding xylose operon transcription regulator XylR: MAVSNNRTERPCAFSARPRVLMALEWYDPMIHEGIAQYAKEADWVLDVSMARTNTMPEHWEGDGVISLLNEEQSQLLRYVEALDLPTAGIGYVLQDRYPIILGDHARVGELAAEHFLQRKYRDFAFVFFDHGTLEHERCEGLEQALQRTGTDYRLQRWMSPRKGRVRSYRQVRDWLVSKLEEASTPLAIMAQNDDSAILVLYACIEAGIRVPEQVAVLGADNNHLICDFAPIPLSSVDGNLYGLGYEAARVLDRIINGEAPPEEPVRVSPRDVQLRRSTDMLAIEQPAIAGALRYIWDHFADRINVLDVIARTGMSRSFVYQEFDRALGHSIAKEITRCRIEHACRMLRETENSVNEVAIESGFGSVVSFCRAFARETGKTATEFRKCEDAEIMSHFTYTGKENPAPV; the protein is encoded by the coding sequence ATGGCGGTATCGAACAACAGAACGGAGCGTCCGTGCGCTTTTTCGGCGCGTCCCCGCGTGCTGATGGCCCTTGAGTGGTACGACCCGATGATCCATGAAGGCATTGCGCAGTACGCCAAGGAGGCGGACTGGGTACTGGACGTCAGCATGGCGCGCACCAATACGATGCCCGAGCACTGGGAGGGCGACGGGGTCATCTCGCTGTTGAACGAGGAGCAATCGCAGCTTCTCCGCTACGTGGAGGCTCTCGACCTCCCGACGGCGGGAATCGGGTATGTCCTTCAGGACCGTTACCCGATCATTCTCGGCGACCACGCCCGGGTGGGCGAGCTGGCGGCGGAACATTTTCTGCAGCGCAAGTACCGGGATTTCGCGTTCGTGTTCTTCGATCACGGAACGCTGGAACACGAACGCTGCGAAGGGCTTGAGCAAGCCCTGCAGAGAACGGGCACGGACTACCGGCTGCAGCGCTGGATGAGCCCGCGGAAGGGACGCGTGCGCTCCTACCGCCAGGTGCGCGACTGGCTCGTGAGCAAGCTCGAAGAGGCCTCGACCCCGCTGGCGATCATGGCCCAGAATGACGACTCCGCGATCCTCGTGCTGTACGCATGCATCGAAGCGGGCATCCGCGTACCGGAACAGGTGGCGGTGCTGGGGGCCGACAATAATCACCTGATCTGCGATTTCGCGCCGATCCCGCTTTCGAGCGTGGACGGCAATCTCTACGGGCTGGGATACGAGGCGGCACGCGTACTCGACCGGATCATCAACGGCGAAGCACCCCCGGAGGAACCGGTCCGCGTCTCACCCCGTGACGTGCAGCTCCGGCGCTCGACCGACATGCTGGCGATCGAACAGCCCGCGATCGCGGGCGCCCTGCGCTACATCTGGGACCACTTCGCGGACCGAATCAACGTACTCGACGTCATCGCCCGAACCGGCATGTCCCGATCGTTCGTATACCAGGAATTCGACCGCGCGCTCGGACATTCGATCGCCAAGGAGATCACCCGCTGCCGCATCGAACACGCCTGCCGCATGCTCCGCGAAACGGAAAACAGCGTGAACGAAGTCGCCATCGAAAGCGGGTTCGGCAGCGTGGTTTCGTTCTGCCGCGCCTTCGCACGGGAGACCGGAAAAACGGCC
- a CDS encoding helix-turn-helix domain-containing protein, translating to MARERTYAEIEFRGYESVDFGLDRENRPPNLIYHFTRQHRGPHMRIRTRDRMGFCAALITDGEAVFRHLGREAPLQRGSVFLRRPNEPYEFFKRDPHDLHLIMIMFDPAIDRVWDDLIDPGRIAVQLCDAGEVIDFTSTFFDLLQRTSDDRITLANPFAELFLRTVLGEDLRGHSQADGERWRTERCLRYVKKHYRELRSIEEIAGACGCSRSRLYTLFGKHADCTPKEYLERLKIRSACDFLMRTDWTLEHIAGEVGYADGPTFSKAFKRRTGTSPKGWRQRIRSLAH from the coding sequence ATGGCGCGGGAACGCACATACGCCGAAATTGAATTTCGCGGCTACGAGTCGGTCGATTTCGGGCTGGACCGCGAAAATCGCCCCCCGAATCTCATCTATCATTTCACGCGGCAGCACCGGGGACCTCACATGCGGATCCGGACACGGGACCGCATGGGCTTCTGCGCGGCGCTGATCACCGACGGCGAGGCGGTCTTCCGGCATCTGGGCCGCGAGGCCCCGCTTCAGCGCGGATCGGTCTTTCTGCGACGCCCGAACGAGCCCTACGAATTTTTCAAGCGGGACCCGCACGATCTGCATCTGATCATGATCATGTTCGACCCCGCGATCGACCGCGTGTGGGATGATCTGATCGATCCGGGAAGGATCGCGGTACAGCTCTGTGATGCGGGCGAGGTTATCGATTTCACCTCGACGTTTTTCGATCTGCTGCAACGAACGTCGGACGACCGGATCACGCTGGCCAACCCCTTTGCCGAACTCTTTCTGCGCACCGTGCTCGGCGAAGACCTGAGGGGTCATTCTCAGGCGGACGGGGAGCGGTGGCGCACGGAACGCTGCCTGCGCTATGTGAAGAAGCATTACCGCGAACTGCGCAGCATCGAGGAAATCGCCGGGGCCTGCGGCTGCAGCAGGAGCCGACTCTACACCCTGTTCGGGAAACACGCGGACTGCACACCCAAAGAGTACCTGGAACGGCTCAAGATCCGCAGCGCCTGCGATTTCCTGATGCGTACCGACTGGACGCTCGAGCACATCGCCGGGGAAGTCGGTTATGCCGACGGTCCCACGTTCTCCAAAGCGTTTAAACGACGCACCGGCACCTCCCCGAAAGGATGGCGTCAGCGCATCCGGTCCCTGGCCCATTAG
- a CDS encoding sulfatase-like hydrolase/transferase — protein MKKRPNLLFVFADQHSYDILGCNGCEQVKTPRFDAFSREGLSLDSCFSISPLCTPMRGALLSGQHPLHNGAFDNCVQMRPGNGDYFAEVLKRRGYTTAYVGKWHLYGGYWYQPVPAGPFRYGFDDLFLTNNCDLNYTPGNAFYFHPESGERIKFGEWEPFGQTGQALDFLDRVKADEPWTLFVSWHPPHNHRTRSPDHDYAYSAPREYLDRYEYEAVRVREGTPDTEENRRMMHGYMALVSSIDDCFGMLMDKLRERGMDEDTIVVYTADHGDMLKKQDGRYFIKSHAESQSSQVPFMIRWPGRFRPGERTDLPFGTLDIMPTLLSLMGVSPPPSCHGRDLSQALLRGGDGDDRASVPMFMCSCTEWRGAATRDWIYSYDPRYRGPGGWPHDTNALYDRRRDPQCLNNLYGMPGYRETQERMHRITQDWMAHFDDPFMPYVELRDAVIDPADRNGKPYIDFWDPEAEGVPETRPIEAARAWARAQT, from the coding sequence ATGAAGAAGAGGCCGAATCTGCTGTTCGTGTTCGCCGATCAGCACTCGTACGACATACTGGGATGCAACGGGTGTGAACAGGTGAAGACACCCCGCTTCGACGCCTTTTCGCGCGAGGGGCTCAGCCTTGACAGCTGCTTCTCGATCTCCCCCCTCTGCACGCCGATGCGCGGCGCGCTCCTGAGCGGTCAGCACCCGCTCCACAATGGCGCCTTCGACAACTGCGTGCAGATGCGCCCCGGGAACGGGGACTACTTTGCCGAGGTCCTCAAACGCCGGGGCTACACCACCGCCTATGTGGGCAAATGGCACCTCTATGGGGGGTACTGGTATCAGCCGGTTCCCGCCGGCCCTTTTCGCTACGGGTTCGACGACCTGTTCCTCACGAACAACTGCGATCTGAACTACACGCCGGGCAACGCCTTCTACTTCCATCCCGAGAGCGGGGAGCGGATCAAATTCGGTGAGTGGGAGCCGTTCGGGCAGACCGGCCAGGCGCTCGACTTTCTCGACCGGGTCAAGGCGGACGAGCCGTGGACCCTCTTCGTCTCGTGGCATCCGCCGCATAATCACCGCACCCGAAGTCCGGATCATGACTACGCCTACAGCGCACCGCGCGAGTATCTCGACCGCTACGAGTACGAGGCCGTCCGCGTCCGTGAGGGTACGCCGGACACGGAGGAAAACCGCCGGATGATGCACGGCTATATGGCCCTGGTCAGCAGCATCGACGACTGTTTCGGGATGCTGATGGACAAGCTCAGGGAGCGGGGCATGGACGAGGACACCATCGTCGTCTACACCGCCGACCACGGCGATATGCTCAAAAAGCAGGACGGGCGCTATTTCATCAAATCACACGCCGAATCCCAGTCGTCGCAGGTTCCGTTCATGATCCGCTGGCCGGGTCGGTTCCGGCCCGGCGAACGGACCGATCTCCCGTTCGGGACGCTGGATATCATGCCGACGCTGCTCTCGCTGATGGGGGTCTCGCCGCCGCCGAGCTGCCACGGCCGCGATCTTTCGCAGGCGTTGCTTCGCGGCGGCGACGGCGACGACCGGGCTTCGGTCCCGATGTTCATGTGTTCCTGCACCGAGTGGCGGGGCGCGGCGACGCGCGACTGGATCTATTCGTACGACCCGCGCTACCGCGGCCCCGGAGGGTGGCCGCACGATACCAACGCACTCTACGACCGGAGACGCGATCCGCAGTGCCTGAACAATCTCTATGGCATGCCCGGATACCGGGAGACGCAGGAGCGGATGCACCGCATCACGCAGGACTGGATGGCGCATTTTGACGACCCCTTCATGCCCTATGTCGAACTGCGGGACGCCGTCATCGATCCCGCCGACCGCAACGGCAAGCCGTACATCGACTTCTGGGACCCGGAGGCGGAGGGAGTTCCCGAAACGCGGCCGATCGAGGCCGCCCGCGCATGGGCGCGGGCGCAAACCTGA
- a CDS encoding alpha-amylase family glycosyl hydrolase: protein MARKARPWYLDAVFYQIYPQTFCDSDGDGIGDLKGIESKLDYLADLGVDALWLNPIFESPMLDAGYDVTDYYRIHPRYGTREDFRRLVGRAHDRGMRVILDLVLNHTSRRHPWFLESRRMEKNPYSNWYVWNFNAWNAAALPGKWLTNLEGRHDSVLSTFHQDQVDLNFGLPVLRDGYGNSPDDPGVKRLWEQMRHVVCYWLDQGADGFRCDVPNCVGTKACCHEPGLNRAFWNYIREAVDAYGDRVMVAEMWDDASEAVNELGFHLQFTKNFCMISTPRDTLFSENRQFIRDGEAHDPVEFDRHLHLQTGNLRRSDGAIAMQTGSHDLPRPSTGSCGDDDLTMLALAINLTSNVVPFLYYGDEIGLEVNPAAPSHEGASFKAPYRCPMPWNAGRNAGFSEARKRDLYLPLHPDWRRRNVENQLKEGGSVLQEVKALIALRRTAPALSSAAEKITLRARTRDPLYVYLRRGGGQVLLVVVNGDARGRGMRLDLSGVLGKRRRPYRAGLRSGRHGAALPAGPLDLRDRVLSMKVPPRTYGVYEIA from the coding sequence ATGGCTCGGAAAGCACGTCCATGGTATCTGGATGCGGTTTTTTATCAGATATATCCCCAGACCTTCTGCGACTCGGACGGGGATGGCATCGGAGATCTGAAGGGGATCGAAAGCAAGCTGGATTATCTCGCGGACCTGGGGGTTGACGCGCTGTGGCTGAACCCGATTTTCGAGTCGCCGATGCTCGATGCCGGGTACGACGTCACGGACTACTATCGCATTCATCCCCGGTACGGTACCCGGGAGGACTTTCGCAGGCTCGTCGGCAGGGCCCACGACCGCGGCATGCGCGTGATTCTCGACCTGGTGCTGAATCACACCTCCCGCCGGCACCCGTGGTTCCTCGAATCGCGCCGGATGGAAAAGAACCCGTACTCGAACTGGTACGTATGGAACTTCAACGCGTGGAATGCCGCCGCGCTTCCGGGGAAGTGGCTGACGAATCTCGAGGGGCGACACGACAGCGTGCTGTCCACATTTCATCAGGATCAGGTCGATCTCAACTTCGGACTCCCCGTGCTCCGGGACGGGTACGGCAATTCGCCGGACGACCCGGGCGTAAAGCGGCTCTGGGAGCAGATGCGCCACGTGGTCTGTTACTGGCTGGACCAGGGAGCGGACGGGTTCCGGTGCGATGTGCCCAACTGCGTGGGCACCAAGGCCTGCTGTCACGAGCCCGGTCTCAACCGCGCCTTCTGGAATTACATCCGGGAGGCGGTCGACGCCTACGGGGACCGTGTGATGGTCGCGGAGATGTGGGACGATGCGTCGGAGGCGGTCAACGAACTCGGCTTCCATCTGCAGTTCACCAAGAACTTCTGCATGATCTCGACCCCGCGGGACACGCTGTTTTCCGAAAACCGGCAGTTTATCCGCGACGGCGAGGCGCACGATCCGGTGGAGTTCGACCGGCACCTCCACCTGCAGACCGGAAATCTCCGGCGGTCGGACGGAGCGATCGCCATGCAGACCGGGAGCCACGACCTTCCCCGCCCGAGTACGGGAAGCTGCGGCGACGACGACCTGACGATGCTGGCGCTGGCGATCAACCTCACCAGCAACGTGGTTCCGTTTCTGTATTACGGCGACGAGATCGGCCTCGAAGTCAATCCCGCCGCCCCCTCCCACGAAGGGGCGTCGTTCAAGGCCCCGTACCGTTGTCCGATGCCCTGGAACGCGGGCCGCAACGCGGGCTTCAGCGAGGCGCGCAAGCGCGATCTCTATCTTCCTCTGCACCCGGACTGGCGGCGAAGAAACGTGGAAAATCAATTGAAAGAAGGGGGCTCGGTATTGCAGGAAGTGAAGGCGCTGATCGCACTTCGCAGAACCGCGCCGGCCTTGTCGAGCGCGGCGGAAAAGATCACGCTGCGGGCTCGCACCCGTGATCCGTTGTACGTATATCTCCGGCGGGGCGGCGGCCAGGTCCTGCTGGTGGTGGTGAACGGCGATGCGCGCGGGCGGGGCATGCGGCTGGACCTTTCCGGGGTGCTCGGAAAACGGCGGCGGCCGTACCGCGCCGGCCTCCGGTCGGGGAGGCACGGCGCGGCCTTACCCGCCGGGCCGCTGGATCTGCGCGACCGGGTGTTGAGTATGAAGGTTCCGCCCCGCACCTACGGCGTATATGAAATTGCATAA
- a CDS encoding helix-turn-helix domain-containing protein has protein sequence MHFDRAYLDLFRESPLACAVETEHPDMEPHAHEFDELVLIACGEGRHEAGGTDYGFAAGDVFVVPRGMRHAYRDMEGVTLYNVLYDFDHMGMANWDARDLPGFRALFALEPAARERNEFRGRLHLTAHRLHEALIHLRALNEELEEERPGFRVAAFGRFMQLAAFLGRCYEEQEEPSSEALLRISRAIGFMEEHFRNPLSVRELADAEHTSVRTLQRLFREALDTTPTQYLRRLRIEHAASLLRERRCTVTEAAYASGFNDSNYFSQLFREITGVTPTAYRRSEDERHGLDDFPADDDGGMSLPFPAARSESTP, from the coding sequence ATGCACTTTGACCGCGCGTATCTCGATCTGTTCCGCGAATCTCCTCTCGCGTGTGCCGTGGAGACGGAGCATCCCGACATGGAGCCGCACGCGCACGAGTTCGATGAACTCGTGCTGATCGCCTGCGGAGAGGGCCGACACGAAGCGGGCGGCACGGACTACGGGTTCGCAGCAGGCGACGTGTTCGTGGTGCCCCGCGGGATGCGCCACGCCTATCGCGATATGGAAGGGGTCACCCTGTACAACGTGCTCTACGACTTCGATCACATGGGCATGGCGAACTGGGACGCGCGCGACCTGCCCGGCTTCCGGGCGCTCTTCGCGCTGGAGCCCGCGGCGCGGGAGCGCAATGAATTCCGCGGCCGGCTGCACCTCACCGCCCACCGCCTCCATGAGGCCCTGATCCACCTGCGCGCATTAAACGAGGAACTGGAGGAAGAACGCCCCGGCTTTCGCGTGGCCGCGTTCGGACGCTTCATGCAACTCGCCGCCTTCCTCGGCCGCTGCTACGAGGAACAGGAGGAACCCTCGTCGGAAGCCCTGCTCAGGATCAGCCGCGCCATCGGTTTTATGGAAGAGCATTTCCGGAATCCGCTCTCGGTCCGGGAACTCGCCGATGCGGAGCACACGTCGGTGCGGACCCTCCAGCGGCTCTTCCGGGAGGCCCTCGATACCACCCCGACCCAATACCTCCGGCGGCTCAGGATCGAACATGCCGCTTCGCTGCTGCGCGAGCGGCGCTGCACGGTGACCGAGGCCGCCTACGCTTCGGGATTCAATGACAGCAATTACTTCTCGCAGCTGTTCCGGGAGATCACCGGCGTCACCCCCACGGCCTACCGCCGCTCGGAAGACGAACGACACGGACTCGACGATTTCCCCGCGGACGATGACGGCGGGATGTCGCTGCCGTTCCCGGCAGCGCGCTCGGAGAGCACGCCCTAA